A single region of the Neotabrizicola shimadae genome encodes:
- a CDS encoding aminotransferase family protein has translation MTTPDRRNARSHLFYQTDHPRPVLDRAEGIYMWDTDGNRFIDGSSGAMVCNIGHSNPHVLDAMRRQMDKSTFGYRLHFVTEASEALAAKTASLAWPGMDRVFFVSGGSEAVESAVKLARQYALAIGQASRWKVISRFPSYHGCTLGALAITGYDSLADPFLPMMQVMPKVPAPRAWLDGFNPDDPATGRYYADLLDQKIRAEGPDTVLAFILEPVGGASTGALVPPAGYMEAVREVCDRHGVLLIHDEVMSGGGRTGKFFGAQNWTAAPDILAVSKGFGAGYVPLGAMVARGDLVDAVLAKGGFAHGFTYAGNPLACATGLAVIEEIERQDMMANASSTGALLKAELTRLMDRFPFIGDVRGMGMLLAFELVADRDTKEPLPPALKAFDKLTEQAYSRGLIIYPRRSRGGYAGDHLLVAPPMITTPAQVGEIMDRLEPALAAFAKECDLPTA, from the coding sequence ATGACCACCCCCGACCGCCGCAACGCCCGCTCCCATCTCTTCTACCAGACCGACCACCCCCGCCCGGTGCTGGACCGGGCCGAGGGCATCTACATGTGGGACACTGACGGCAACCGGTTCATCGACGGCTCCTCGGGGGCGATGGTCTGCAACATCGGCCACTCCAACCCCCACGTCCTCGACGCCATGCGCCGCCAGATGGACAAGTCCACCTTCGGCTACCGCCTCCACTTCGTGACCGAAGCCTCCGAGGCGCTGGCCGCCAAGACCGCCAGCCTCGCCTGGCCCGGCATGGACCGCGTCTTCTTCGTCTCGGGCGGGTCCGAAGCGGTGGAGAGCGCCGTCAAGCTCGCCCGCCAATACGCCCTCGCCATCGGCCAGGCCAGCCGCTGGAAGGTTATCTCCCGCTTCCCCTCCTACCACGGCTGCACCCTTGGGGCCCTCGCCATCACCGGCTACGACAGCCTGGCCGACCCCTTCCTGCCCATGATGCAGGTCATGCCCAAGGTTCCCGCCCCCCGCGCCTGGCTTGACGGCTTCAACCCCGACGACCCCGCCACGGGCCGCTACTACGCCGACCTCCTGGACCAGAAGATCCGCGCCGAGGGGCCGGATACGGTGCTGGCCTTCATCCTGGAACCCGTCGGCGGCGCCTCCACCGGCGCGCTGGTCCCGCCCGCCGGCTACATGGAAGCCGTGCGCGAGGTCTGCGACCGCCACGGCGTCCTTCTGATCCACGACGAGGTGATGTCCGGCGGCGGGCGCACCGGCAAGTTCTTCGGCGCCCAGAACTGGACCGCCGCGCCCGACATCCTGGCCGTGTCCAAGGGCTTCGGCGCCGGCTACGTCCCCCTTGGCGCCATGGTGGCCCGAGGCGACCTGGTGGATGCCGTTTTGGCCAAGGGCGGCTTTGCCCACGGCTTCACCTATGCAGGCAACCCGTTGGCCTGCGCCACGGGCCTCGCCGTGATCGAGGAGATCGAGCGGCAGGACATGATGGCCAACGCCTCCTCGACCGGCGCGCTCCTGAAGGCGGAACTGACCAGGCTCATGGACCGCTTTCCCTTCATCGGCGACGTTCGGGGAATGGGCATGCTGCTGGCCTTCGAACTGGTCGCCGACCGCGACACAAAGGAACCGTTGCCCCCCGCGCTCAAGGCCTTCGACAAGCTGACCGAGCAAGCCTATTCCCGCGGGCTGATCATCTATCCGCGCCGGTCGCGGGGTGGCTATGCCGGTGACCACCTGTTGGTCGCTCCGCCGATGATCACCACCCCCGCCCAGGTGGGAGAGATCATGGACCGTCTGGAGCCCGCTCTGGCGGCCTTTGCCAAGGAATGCGACCTGCCGACCGCCTGA
- a CDS encoding endonuclease/exonuclease/phosphatase family protein: MRLGLAIGVMMAAGTAWAEDPVTLKVMSFNIWYGGDQVNFAKVIEAIRAADADIVGLQEPDGKTLELAAAAGYPYADTRRHILSRYPLFDSGLGETQSTEAPPYSIAGVDPDAVHAWALVAPGKVVAVANTHLTSDPYGPELVRDGSTLEEVLQNEADTRLPEAQALIDGLGPVIASGAPVILTGDFNAPSWRDWTGRAPFAVEWPVSKVMETAGFTDSYRAAHPDAAANPGMTWTAGRPFPVIPEGETLDRIDFVWTANATVNDSTVVGEPGFADAGVTVAPWPSDHRAVLSTLEVVPVEAPAMVAVESRLVREGGDFLIRVSSPGGAVYSVAVVPAGGDGAEGAVTGIAEVDPADRPTVRLSTIGLAPGAWDAVMLGNEARELARTRFHVVPADGKAVLALAQDMVVPGGDIALRFEGAPGFKLDWVGIYRKGAPSVYDYLGFAYTGARISGDLVFPASELYEELEPGEYEARLMFDDHYRVVAIAPFTVVEK, from the coding sequence ATGCGGTTGGGACTGGCGATCGGGGTGATGATGGCGGCGGGGACGGCCTGGGCCGAGGACCCCGTCACGCTGAAGGTGATGAGCTTCAACATCTGGTACGGCGGCGACCAGGTGAACTTTGCCAAGGTGATCGAGGCGATCCGCGCCGCCGATGCCGACATCGTGGGCCTGCAGGAGCCCGACGGCAAGACGCTGGAGCTCGCGGCGGCCGCGGGCTACCCCTATGCCGACACGCGGCGCCACATCCTGTCGCGCTATCCCCTGTTCGACAGCGGCCTGGGCGAGACCCAATCAACCGAGGCGCCACCCTATTCTATTGCCGGAGTGGATCCGGACGCGGTCCATGCCTGGGCGCTGGTGGCGCCGGGCAAGGTGGTGGCGGTGGCCAACACGCACCTGACCTCTGATCCCTACGGGCCGGAACTAGTGCGGGACGGCTCCACCCTGGAGGAGGTGCTGCAGAATGAGGCCGACACGCGACTGCCAGAGGCGCAGGCGCTGATCGACGGGCTGGGGCCGGTGATCGCCTCGGGCGCACCGGTCATCCTGACCGGCGATTTCAACGCGCCCTCCTGGCGCGACTGGACGGGTCGCGCGCCGTTTGCGGTGGAGTGGCCGGTGTCGAAGGTGATGGAGACGGCGGGCTTCACCGACAGCTACCGCGCCGCCCATCCAGATGCGGCGGCAAATCCCGGCATGACCTGGACGGCGGGGCGGCCTTTCCCGGTCATCCCAGAGGGCGAAACACTGGACCGCATCGACTTTGTCTGGACGGCCAATGCAACCGTCAATGACAGCACCGTGGTGGGCGAGCCGGGCTTTGCCGATGCCGGGGTCACGGTCGCCCCTTGGCCTTCGGACCATCGCGCGGTGCTGTCCACGCTGGAGGTGGTACCGGTCGAGGCGCCGGCCATGGTCGCGGTAGAGTCCAGGCTGGTGCGCGAGGGCGGGGATTTCCTGATCCGCGTGAGCAGCCCCGGCGGTGCCGTCTATTCGGTCGCCGTCGTGCCAGCGGGCGGCGACGGAGCCGAAGGGGCGGTGACGGGCATCGCCGAGGTGGACCCGGCCGATCGCCCGACTGTCCGGCTTTCGACGATAGGTCTCGCCCCCGGCGCCTGGGACGCGGTGATGCTGGGAAACGAGGCGCGCGAACTGGCGCGGACCCGCTTCCATGTCGTGCCTGCGGATGGAAAGGCCGTTCTTGCGCTGGCGCAGGACATGGTGGTGCCGGGCGGCGACATCGCGTTGCGGTTCGAAGGGGCGCCGGGGTTCAAGCTGGATTGGGTGGGCATCTACAGGAAGGGCGCGCCCTCGGTCTATGACTACCTGGGCTTTGCCTACACCGGGGCGCGCATTTCCGGCGATCTGGTCTTTCCGGCCTCGGAGCTTTACGAGGAACTGGAGCCGGGGGAGTATGAGGCCCGGCTCATGTTCGACGACCACTATCGCGTGGTGGCCATAGCGCCTTTCACCGTGGTGGAGAAATAG
- a CDS encoding BKACE family enzyme, whose translation MSKIIISCAITGSIHTPSMSPHLPVTAAEIAKSAIDAAKAGAGILHLHARNPENGRPSADPAHWAGFLPEIMDSTEAVVNMTTGGSAIMTLDQRLAAPMRFQPEMCSLNMGSMNFALYPMIGRIRAWKHDWEKPFLEGSEDLVFKNTPKDIAHVLKVMGEERGARFEFECYDIGHLTMLKHFVDRGAVKPPFYIQFVFGVLGGMAPEPDTLVLLKRTADRLFGADYLFSVLAAGRAQVPMATMAATMGGHVRVGLEDNLYIAKGKLAESNAEQVRLIRGIVEGLGREVASPHDVRSMLGLKGR comes from the coding sequence ATGTCGAAGATCATCATTTCCTGTGCCATCACGGGGTCGATCCACACGCCCTCGATGTCGCCGCATCTGCCGGTGACGGCGGCCGAGATCGCGAAATCGGCGATCGACGCTGCGAAGGCAGGGGCGGGTATCCTGCACCTTCACGCGAGGAACCCTGAGAATGGCCGACCCTCGGCCGACCCCGCGCATTGGGCGGGCTTCCTGCCAGAGATCATGGACAGCACGGAGGCCGTGGTGAACATGACCACGGGGGGATCGGCGATCATGACGCTGGACCAGCGGCTGGCGGCGCCGATGCGGTTCCAGCCCGAGATGTGCAGCCTGAACATGGGCAGCATGAATTTTGCGCTCTACCCGATGATCGGGCGTATCAGGGCTTGGAAGCACGACTGGGAAAAACCGTTCCTTGAAGGCAGCGAGGATCTGGTTTTCAAGAACACGCCCAAGGACATCGCGCATGTCCTGAAGGTGATGGGCGAAGAGCGTGGCGCGCGCTTCGAGTTCGAGTGCTATGACATCGGCCACCTGACGATGCTGAAACATTTCGTGGACCGTGGCGCGGTGAAGCCGCCGTTCTACATCCAGTTCGTCTTTGGCGTCCTGGGTGGCATGGCACCCGAGCCAGATACTCTGGTGCTCTTGAAGCGCACGGCTGACCGGCTGTTCGGTGCCGACTACCTGTTCTCGGTGCTGGCCGCAGGCCGCGCGCAGGTGCCCATGGCGACGATGGCGGCCACCATGGGTGGGCATGTCCGGGTGGGGTTGGAGGACAATCTCTACATCGCCAAGGGAAAACTGGCCGAAAGCAATGCCGAGCAGGTGCGCCTGATCCGCGGCATCGTCGAGGGGCTGGGACGCGAGGTCGCCTCGCCTCACGATGTTCGGTCCATGCTGGGGCTGAAGGGTCGATGA
- a CDS encoding GNAT family N-acetyltransferase, with translation MITTREAVATDVPVLHAMLLALARHDGGSKVGSPETLLRYGFGRRPLFRAILAEREGEALGMVIFYPDYSTHRGEPGLYVQDIWVEEAARGLGLGKRLLAAAQGVGRADWGSAYVTLGVDPANAQARAVYARLGFRARGYEFLILDGAGLAEVEAT, from the coding sequence ATGATCACCACGCGCGAGGCGGTGGCGACCGACGTGCCGGTGCTGCACGCCATGCTGCTGGCCCTGGCCCGGCATGACGGAGGTTCCAAGGTCGGATCGCCGGAGACGCTGCTGCGTTATGGGTTCGGGCGGCGGCCGCTGTTCCGCGCGATCCTGGCCGAGCGGGAGGGCGAGGCGCTTGGCATGGTGATCTTCTACCCGGACTACTCCACGCATCGGGGCGAACCGGGGCTTTATGTCCAGGACATCTGGGTGGAGGAGGCGGCGCGGGGCCTCGGCCTGGGCAAGCGGCTGCTGGCGGCGGCGCAAGGGGTGGGGCGTGCGGATTGGGGCTCGGCCTATGTCACGCTTGGCGTCGATCCTGCCAATGCACAGGCGCGCGCGGTCTATGCCAGACTGGGGTTCCGGGCGCGAGGCTATGAATTTCTGATCCTCGATGGCGCGGGGCTGGCGGAAGTGGAGGCGACATGA
- a CDS encoding histone deacetylase family protein — MITVFDEGQRAHDPKFFLSSGAQYPCPEQPARVDALLSGIRRLGGPVVAPPDVGIEPIRAVHPDRYLTFLKTIHARWSRIEGASAEVIPNIHPATRTDGYPKSAVGQAGYHMTDTSCPISAETWDAAYRSAQSAIHAADLVLEGERSVYALCRPPGHHAFAEMAGGFCYLNNSAIAAERLTAAGRKVAVLDVDLHHGNGTQGIFYDRGDVLTVSIHAHPERYYPFFWGYPGETGVGEGEGANLNLCLERGTGDEGFLAALGQGLERVGTWGANTLVLALGLDPFEGDPFAGLKVTTPGFARIGRAVASTGLPTVIVQEGGYLCPELGDNLAAVLSGW; from the coding sequence ATGATCACGGTGTTCGACGAGGGGCAGCGGGCGCATGACCCGAAGTTCTTCCTGTCCTCGGGCGCGCAGTATCCTTGCCCGGAACAGCCCGCGCGGGTGGATGCGCTGTTGTCCGGCATCCGCCGCCTGGGGGGGCCGGTGGTGGCGCCCCCGGACGTGGGAATCGAGCCGATCAGGGCGGTGCACCCCGACCGATATCTGACCTTCCTGAAGACCATCCATGCCCGATGGAGCCGGATCGAGGGCGCCAGTGCCGAGGTGATCCCCAACATCCACCCCGCGACCCGCACGGACGGGTATCCAAAGTCGGCGGTCGGGCAGGCGGGTTATCACATGACGGACACGTCCTGTCCGATATCGGCCGAAACCTGGGATGCCGCCTATCGCTCGGCGCAGTCGGCTATCCATGCCGCCGACCTTGTGCTGGAAGGAGAGCGATCAGTCTATGCGCTTTGCCGACCGCCGGGGCACCATGCCTTTGCCGAAATGGCGGGCGGGTTCTGCTATCTGAACAACTCGGCCATCGCGGCTGAGCGCCTGACCGCGGCGGGGCGCAAGGTGGCGGTGCTGGACGTGGATCTGCATCATGGCAATGGCACGCAGGGCATCTTCTACGACCGCGGCGACGTGCTGACCGTGTCGATCCATGCCCATCCCGAACGCTACTATCCGTTCTTCTGGGGCTATCCCGGCGAGACCGGGGTGGGCGAGGGCGAGGGGGCGAACCTGAACCTTTGCCTCGAGCGTGGGACCGGCGATGAAGGCTTTCTCGCCGCGCTTGGGCAGGGGCTGGAGCGGGTGGGCACCTGGGGCGCGAATACGCTGGTTCTGGCGCTTGGGCTAGACCCGTTCGAGGGCGATCCCTTCGCTGGTCTCAAGGTCACCACGCCGGGCTTTGCCCGCATCGGCCGGGCCGTCGCTTCCACCGGCTTGCCCACGGTGATCGTGCAGGAAGGTGGGTATCTCTGCCCCGAACTGGGCGACAACCTGGCCGCCGTCCTGTCAGGCTGGTAA
- a CDS encoding L,D-transpeptidase, with translation MVLARFGMVAAATAMMALGACVPEGMMMATSAAPAASAAPATADATEYAARADNGFSVPAIPVDQVPPQYLRQTVAYTSDFTPGTIVIDPSQKVLYYVTGPKSAVRYGIAVGKEGFGWSGEANVAEKKLWPTWTPPKEMIARKPELAKWEKGQPGGPTNPLGARAIYLNTNGVDYGYRIHGTPEWKSIGSNASSGCIRMFNQDVIDLYGRVQGGERVIVLTSTGEMPTKLTLPPKPKAATPKPAAPAAVEAPAATPELPPLPAMLPPPVFTTTTL, from the coding sequence ATGGTTCTTGCGCGGTTTGGAATGGTGGCGGCGGCCACGGCGATGATGGCGCTTGGCGCCTGCGTGCCCGAAGGCATGATGATGGCGACCTCTGCCGCCCCGGCAGCGAGCGCCGCACCGGCGACGGCGGATGCCACCGAATATGCCGCTCGGGCCGACAACGGATTTAGCGTGCCGGCCATCCCCGTGGATCAGGTGCCGCCGCAATACCTGCGCCAGACCGTCGCCTATACCAGCGACTTCACGCCGGGAACCATCGTCATCGACCCGAGCCAGAAGGTCCTTTACTACGTCACCGGTCCGAAATCCGCCGTGCGCTACGGCATCGCCGTGGGCAAGGAAGGCTTCGGCTGGTCGGGCGAGGCAAATGTCGCCGAAAAGAAGCTCTGGCCGACTTGGACCCCCCCAAAGGAAATGATCGCGCGCAAGCCGGAACTGGCAAAGTGGGAAAAGGGCCAGCCTGGAGGGCCGACCAACCCGCTTGGCGCGCGGGCGATCTACCTCAACACCAACGGCGTGGACTATGGCTACCGCATCCACGGCACGCCGGAGTGGAAGTCGATCGGCTCTAACGCCTCGTCGGGCTGCATCCGCATGTTCAACCAGGATGTCATCGACCTCTATGGCCGCGTTCAGGGCGGAGAGCGGGTGATCGTGCTGACATCGACCGGCGAAATGCCCACCAAGCTCACCCTGCCGCCCAAGCCAAAGGCCGCGACGCCCAAACCCGCTGCGCCCGCCGCGGTGGAGGCTCCGGCCGCGACGCCGGAACTGCCGCCGCTGCCCGCCATGCTGCCGCCGCCAGTCTTCACGACGACGACGCTCTGA
- the kynA gene encoding tryptophan 2,3-dioxygenase, whose product MTTYDPSRDGAQMSFDGRMSYGDYLQIDRILTAQSPLSPAHDEMLFIIQHQTSELWMKLALHELDAARRMIAADRAQEAFKMLARVARIFEQLNSAWDVLRTMTPSDYTTFRATLGQSSGFQSWQYRLIEYAVGNRNLAMLRPHAHRPDLTEKLEAELARPSLYDEALRHLSRMGLPVPENVIERDLRQPWEWNQQVQDVWEIVYRDPASHWQAYDLAEKLVDFEDYFRRWRFNHVTTVERVIGIKRGTGGTSGVSYLRRMLEVELFPELWRLRTAL is encoded by the coding sequence ATGACCACTTACGACCCATCCCGTGACGGCGCCCAAATGTCTTTTGACGGTCGCATGTCCTATGGCGATTACCTCCAGATTGACCGCATCCTGACAGCGCAATCGCCGCTGAGCCCCGCGCACGACGAGATGCTGTTCATCATCCAGCACCAGACATCGGAACTGTGGATGAAGCTGGCCTTGCACGAATTGGATGCCGCCCGCCGCATGATCGCGGCTGACCGAGCGCAAGAAGCGTTCAAGATGCTGGCGCGCGTCGCCCGCATTTTCGAGCAGCTGAACTCGGCCTGGGACGTGCTGCGCACCATGACGCCGTCGGACTACACGACCTTTCGTGCCACGCTTGGCCAATCCTCGGGGTTTCAATCCTGGCAGTACCGGCTGATCGAATATGCCGTTGGCAACCGCAACCTTGCCATGCTGCGCCCCCATGCCCACCGCCCCGACCTGACCGAAAAGCTCGAAGCGGAACTGGCCAGGCCTAGCCTTTACGACGAGGCCCTGCGCCATCTTTCGCGCATGGGCCTGCCTGTTCCCGAAAACGTGATTGAGCGAGATCTGCGCCAGCCCTGGGAATGGAATCAGCAGGTGCAGGACGTGTGGGAAATCGTCTACCGCGACCCCGCATCTCACTGGCAAGCCTATGATTTGGCAGAGAAACTTGTGGATTTCGAAGATTACTTCCGCCGCTGGCGCTTCAACCATGTGACAACGGTGGAACGGGTGATCGGCATCAAGCGTGGCACGGGCGGCACCTCAGGCGTGTCTTATCTGCGTCGAATGCTGGAAGTGGAGCTCTTTCCCGAACTCTGGCGACTGCGCACCGCTTTGTGA
- a CDS encoding GNAT family N-acetyltransferase codes for MAEVIRPFRLMDAQATRDVFVRAVRDGAAPLYSAAEIAVWLGDPVMPEGWGDWLAGHITFVAEDWGRITGFMMLERDGYLNMAFVLPEVMGTGTADRLYAEILAAARALDLPRLTVFASRHARRFFARHGWRPDRMLALPEGMERALTEGDNPITMGMVLEVEP; via the coding sequence ATGGCCGAGGTCATCCGCCCCTTTCGCCTGATGGATGCGCAAGCCACACGCGACGTCTTCGTGCGGGCGGTGCGGGACGGGGCGGCACCGCTTTACAGCGCCGCGGAGATCGCAGTCTGGCTCGGCGACCCGGTCATGCCCGAGGGATGGGGCGACTGGCTGGCCGGCCACATCACCTTTGTCGCCGAAGATTGGGGCCGGATCACAGGCTTCATGATGCTGGAGCGCGACGGCTACTTGAACATGGCTTTCGTGCTGCCCGAGGTCATGGGCACTGGCACGGCCGACCGGCTTTACGCGGAAATCCTGGCCGCGGCCCGTGCGCTTGACCTGCCCCGCCTGACCGTCTTTGCCAGCCGCCATGCCAGACGCTTCTTTGCCCGGCACGGCTGGCGGCCTGACCGCATGCTTGCACTGCCCGAAGGCATGGAGCGCGCGCTGACGGAAGGTGACAACCCGATCACGATGGGGATGGTGCTGGAGGTCGAGCCATGA
- the kynU gene encoding kynureninase: MTTDFAATRAQFHLPEGVIYLDGNSLGPLPVAAKARVVQAIEAEWGEMLITGWNKAGWMEMPARVGNRIARLIGAEEGHVVMGDTLSIKVYQALASALEMNPGRKVILSDTGNFPSDLYMAEGLARTLANGTVLKTVAPEEVMGALDDSVAVMMVTEVDYRTGRRHDMAALTRRAHEVGVLAVWDLAHSAGAFPVGVAAGGADFAVGCSYKYLNSGPGGPAFIYVAPRHAEAARPALSGWLGHEAPFAFDLSYRPGRGIERMRVGTPPILQLAALDAALDVWDAVDLDDLRARSLWLTDRFIAGVEGACPMLTLATPRANAERGSQVSFRHPEGYAIMQALIARGVIGDFRAPDILRFGFTPLYIGADEVDRAVTILAEIMATGAWDRPQYKTRARVT, from the coding sequence ATGACCACCGATTTCGCCGCGACGCGCGCCCAGTTCCACTTGCCCGAGGGCGTGATCTACCTGGATGGCAACTCGCTTGGCCCTCTGCCAGTGGCTGCCAAGGCGCGGGTTGTTCAGGCGATCGAGGCCGAATGGGGCGAAATGCTGATCACCGGCTGGAACAAGGCCGGCTGGATGGAGATGCCGGCCCGCGTGGGCAACCGCATCGCCCGGCTGATCGGCGCCGAGGAAGGCCATGTGGTGATGGGCGACACGCTGTCGATCAAGGTCTATCAGGCGCTCGCCTCTGCATTGGAAATGAACCCCGGACGCAAGGTGATCCTGTCGGATACCGGCAACTTCCCGTCCGATCTGTACATGGCCGAGGGTTTGGCCCGCACCCTGGCGAACGGCACGGTGCTGAAGACCGTGGCGCCGGAAGAGGTGATGGGCGCGCTGGATGACTCCGTGGCGGTAATGATGGTCACCGAAGTGGACTATCGCACCGGCCGCCGGCACGACATGGCCGCGCTGACACGCCGGGCACATGAGGTGGGCGTGCTGGCGGTCTGGGACCTTGCCCATTCGGCTGGGGCCTTTCCGGTCGGTGTGGCAGCCGGCGGTGCCGATTTTGCAGTCGGGTGCAGCTACAAGTATCTGAACTCCGGTCCTGGCGGCCCGGCCTTCATCTATGTCGCTCCGCGCCATGCTGAGGCCGCGCGCCCTGCGCTTTCGGGCTGGCTGGGTCACGAGGCTCCCTTCGCCTTCGACCTGTCCTACCGCCCTGGCCGCGGGATCGAGCGGATGCGCGTGGGCACCCCGCCGATCCTTCAACTGGCCGCGCTGGATGCGGCGCTGGATGTGTGGGACGCGGTGGACCTTGATGACCTGCGCGCCCGATCGCTGTGGCTTACCGACCGCTTCATTGCGGGTGTCGAAGGCGCCTGCCCGATGCTGACGCTCGCTACCCCCCGCGCCAATGCGGAACGCGGCAGCCAGGTGTCGTTCCGGCACCCTGAGGGCTATGCCATCATGCAGGCCCTCATCGCCCGCGGCGTGATCGGCGATTTCCGCGCGCCGGACATCCTGCGGTTCGGCTTCACGCCGCTGTATATCGGCGCGGACGAGGTAGACCGCGCGGTGACGATCCTGGCCGAGATCATGGCCACCGGCGCCTGGGACCGGCCCCAATACAAGACCCGCGCCCGCGTCACCTGA
- a CDS encoding methyltransferase family protein, with protein MKKWIDLPPVWLALFLCLAWLIGWLLPLRLFGEVGAVAGAGLIGAGLLLMAWAVVEMRRARTTVIPHREPVALVTTGPFSLSRNPIYLADAMILSGAILWWDAAVALLLVPVFMRLISHRFIQAEEDRLARGFGPAWDAWSLRVRRWL; from the coding sequence ATGAAGAAGTGGATCGACCTGCCACCGGTCTGGCTGGCGCTGTTTCTGTGCCTTGCCTGGCTGATCGGGTGGTTGTTGCCTTTGCGCCTGTTCGGCGAGGTTGGCGCCGTGGCGGGCGCCGGGCTGATTGGAGCCGGGCTCTTGCTGATGGCCTGGGCGGTGGTCGAGATGCGCCGGGCACGAACCACGGTGATTCCGCACCGAGAGCCGGTCGCGCTGGTGACGACCGGGCCGTTTTCGCTGTCGCGGAATCCGATCTATCTGGCCGATGCGATGATCCTCTCAGGGGCCATCCTCTGGTGGGATGCCGCGGTCGCCTTGCTGTTGGTGCCAGTGTTCATGCGGTTGATTTCGCATCGCTTCATCCAGGCCGAGGAAGACCGGCTTGCCCGCGGCTTCGGCCCCGCCTGGGATGCCTGGTCGCTGCGCGTGCGGCGCTGGCTGTAG
- a CDS encoding Re/Si-specific NAD(P)(+) transhydrogenase subunit alpha has product MKIGALREIFEGENRVAMTPDSATQLQKLGHVCVIESGAGQKAGFTDDAYRSAGVEVLADAAAVVAAADVLVKVRGPEKAEAEQLRNGQTLISFFWPAQNAELLEICKERGATVVAMDMVPRISRAQKMDALSSMANIAGYRAVIEAGNNFGRFFTGQVTAAGKVPPAKVLVVGAGVAGLAAIGTSTSLGAVTLAFDVRPEVAEQIESMGAEFVYLDFAEQQTDGAATGGYAAPSSPEFREAQLKKFRELAPEVDIVITTALIPGRPAPKLWTEDMVRMMKRGSVIVDLAAERGGNCDLTVPDQKIVTDNGVTIVGYTDFPSRMATQASTLYSTNIRHMLTDLTPKKDGVINHNMEDDVIRGATVTKDGSITWPPPPPKVQAIAAAKPKEKARELTPEEKRAQEMAAFKAQTRSQVGLLVIGGALMLLVGYVAPASFISHFIVFVLSCFVGFQVIWNVSHSLHTPLMAVTNAISSIIIVGALLQIGSGSWLVIVLAALSVLMAGVNIFGGFMVTRRMLAMFQKS; this is encoded by the coding sequence GTGAAGATCGGGGCACTACGAGAGATTTTCGAGGGCGAAAACCGGGTTGCGATGACGCCCGACTCTGCCACTCAGTTGCAGAAACTTGGCCATGTCTGTGTGATCGAAAGCGGCGCCGGGCAGAAAGCTGGCTTCACCGATGACGCCTATCGCTCTGCCGGGGTCGAGGTCTTGGCCGATGCGGCGGCGGTGGTCGCGGCCGCCGACGTTCTGGTCAAGGTGCGCGGCCCCGAGAAGGCCGAAGCCGAGCAACTGCGGAACGGACAGACGTTGATCAGCTTCTTCTGGCCCGCCCAGAACGCCGAACTTCTGGAAATCTGCAAGGAGCGGGGCGCCACCGTCGTCGCGATGGACATGGTGCCTCGCATTTCCCGTGCGCAGAAGATGGATGCCCTGTCCTCGATGGCGAACATCGCGGGGTATCGCGCGGTGATCGAGGCCGGCAACAACTTCGGTCGCTTCTTCACCGGTCAGGTCACGGCGGCGGGCAAGGTGCCGCCGGCCAAGGTCCTGGTGGTTGGCGCGGGCGTGGCGGGCCTCGCCGCGATCGGTACCTCGACCAGCCTCGGCGCCGTCACGCTGGCCTTCGACGTGCGCCCTGAGGTGGCGGAACAGATTGAATCTATGGGGGCAGAGTTCGTCTATCTGGACTTCGCCGAACAGCAGACCGACGGGGCCGCGACCGGCGGCTATGCCGCGCCCTCCTCGCCCGAATTCCGCGAAGCGCAGCTGAAGAAGTTCCGCGAGCTGGCTCCAGAGGTCGACATCGTCATCACCACCGCCCTCATTCCGGGCCGGCCCGCGCCGAAGCTGTGGACCGAGGACATGGTCCGCATGATGAAGCGTGGCAGCGTCATCGTCGACCTGGCCGCCGAGCGGGGCGGCAACTGCGACCTGACGGTTCCAGACCAGAAGATCGTGACCGACAACGGCGTGACCATCGTCGGCTATACCGACTTCCCGAGCCGGATGGCCACGCAGGCCTCGACGCTTTACTCCACCAACATCCGCCACATGCTGACGGATCTGACGCCCAAGAAGGATGGCGTCATCAACCACAACATGGAAGATGACGTGATCCGCGGCGCGACGGTGACAAAAGACGGCTCCATCACCTGGCCGCCGCCGCCTCCCAAGGTGCAGGCAATTGCCGCGGCGAAACCCAAGGAGAAGGCCAGGGAACTGACGCCCGAAGAGAAGCGGGCGCAGGAGATGGCCGCCTTCAAGGCGCAGACCCGCAGCCAGGTAGGGCTTCTGGTGATCGGCGGGGCGCTGATGCTTCTGGTGGGCTATGTCGCCCCGGCCAGCTTCATCAGCCATTTCATCGTCTTTGTCCTGTCCTGTTTCGTCGGCTTCCAGGTGATCTGGAACGTCAGCCACTCGCTTCACACGCCGCTGATGGCGGTGACCAATGCCATTTCCTCCATCATCATCGTGGGCGCGCTCCTGCAGATCGGGTCAGGCAGCTGGCTCGTGATCGTGCTCGCGGCGCTGTCGGTGCTGATGGCGGGAGTGAACATCTTCGGCGGCTTCATGGTGACGCGCCGGATGCTCGCCATGTTCCAGAAGTCGTAA